A section of the Streptomyces sp. SCL15-4 genome encodes:
- a CDS encoding LD-carboxypeptidase, with translation MNGLARPRRLAPGARVAVVATSGPVPEERLQAGLDVLRGWDLDPVAAPHVLDRRPGLGYLAGTDADRAADFQNAWCDPAVDAVLCARGGYGAQRMLDLLDFDALRAAGPKLFIGFSDVTVLHEAIATRLGLATLYGPVAAGADFVKDQRTQEHLRATLFAPETVRTLTFGGTPLVPGRARGVTLGGCLCLLAAELGTPGARPSARGGLLCLEDVGEQTYRLDRYLTQLLRAGWLDGVRGVLLGSWEDCAGQEELRALFADRLGGLGVPVAENTGFGHCAGALTVPFGVTAALDTEAGTLTLDEPALR, from the coding sequence CCCGAGGAACGGCTCCAGGCGGGCCTGGACGTGCTGCGCGGCTGGGACCTGGACCCGGTGGCCGCGCCTCACGTCCTCGACCGGCGGCCGGGCCTCGGCTATCTGGCCGGCACCGACGCCGACCGCGCCGCCGACTTCCAGAACGCCTGGTGCGACCCCGCCGTGGACGCGGTGCTGTGCGCCCGCGGCGGCTACGGCGCCCAGCGCATGCTGGACCTGCTCGACTTCGACGCGCTGCGCGCGGCCGGACCCAAGCTGTTCATCGGCTTCAGCGACGTCACGGTCCTGCACGAGGCCATCGCCACCCGGCTGGGGCTCGCCACGCTGTACGGGCCGGTGGCGGCCGGCGCCGACTTCGTCAAGGACCAGCGGACCCAGGAGCACCTGCGGGCCACGCTGTTCGCGCCCGAGACCGTCCGGACCCTGACCTTCGGCGGCACCCCCCTCGTCCCCGGCCGGGCCCGCGGCGTCACCCTCGGCGGCTGCCTGTGCCTGCTCGCCGCGGAACTCGGCACCCCGGGCGCCCGGCCTTCGGCGCGCGGCGGACTGCTGTGCCTGGAGGACGTCGGCGAGCAGACCTACCGGCTGGACCGGTACCTCACCCAGCTCCTGCGGGCCGGCTGGCTGGACGGGGTGCGCGGGGTGCTGCTCGGCTCCTGGGAGGACTGCGCCGGCCAGGAGGAGCTGCGGGCCCTGTTCGCCGACCGGCTCGGCGGGCTCGGGGTGCCGGTCGCCGAGAACACCGGATTCGGGCACTGCGCGGGCGCGTTGACGGTCCCGTTCGGGGTGACCGCCGCGCTCGATACGGAGGCGGGCACGCTCACCCTGGACGAGCCGGCCCTGCGCTGA
- a CDS encoding VOC family protein, with translation MEILGASLRICVDDLDTAVPFYERLTGTGALRFTRGGVEVAAVGSFLLMSGPREELEILRKVAATIAVKDVEEAHRLLTGLGARIVAGPVPTPGGRNLLAVHPDGSVFEYVDQRG, from the coding sequence ATGGAGATTCTGGGCGCTTCGCTGCGCATCTGCGTCGACGACCTCGACACCGCGGTCCCCTTCTACGAACGGCTGACCGGCACCGGCGCGCTGCGCTTCACGCGCGGCGGGGTCGAGGTCGCCGCGGTCGGCTCGTTCCTGCTGATGAGCGGCCCGCGGGAGGAGCTGGAGATCCTGCGCAAGGTGGCGGCGACGATCGCGGTGAAGGACGTGGAGGAGGCCCATCGGCTGCTGACCGGGCTGGGCGCGAGGATCGTCGCGGGACCGGTGCCGACGCCGGGGGGCCGCAATCTGCTGGCGGTGCACCCGGACGGGTCGGTCTTCGAGTACGTGGACCAGCGCGGCTGA
- a CDS encoding GNAT family N-acetyltransferase, translating into MPHHPSRYLAEGPRVAIRPFTLGDGPEFTARARESKDLHRPWLFPPDTDEAYADYAGRLIDDPARAGFLVCERDSGDIAGFININNIVRGGFRCGALGYGAFAHAAGRGLMREGLELVIGYAFGPLGLHRLEINVQPGNAASIALARGAGFRLEGFSPDMIHVDGAWRDHERWALTTEMRG; encoded by the coding sequence ATGCCGCACCACCCGTCCCGGTACCTCGCCGAGGGCCCCCGCGTCGCCATCCGCCCCTTCACCCTCGGGGACGGCCCCGAGTTCACCGCCCGGGCCCGCGAGAGCAAGGACCTGCACCGGCCCTGGCTGTTCCCGCCGGACACCGACGAGGCGTACGCCGACTACGCCGGCCGGCTGATCGACGACCCGGCCCGGGCCGGCTTCCTGGTGTGCGAGCGGGACAGCGGGGACATCGCCGGATTCATCAACATCAACAACATCGTGCGGGGCGGTTTCAGGTGCGGCGCCCTCGGCTACGGCGCCTTCGCGCACGCGGCCGGGCGGGGCCTGATGCGCGAAGGGCTGGAACTGGTCATCGGGTACGCGTTCGGCCCGCTGGGCCTGCACCGGCTGGAGATCAACGTGCAGCCCGGCAACGCCGCCTCCATCGCCCTGGCCCGGGGCGCCGGGTTCCGCCTGGAGGGCTTCTCGCCCGACATGATCCACGTCGACGGCGCCTGGCGCGACCACGAGCGCTGGGCCCTGACCACCGAGATGCGCGGCTGA